A DNA window from Argiope bruennichi chromosome X2, qqArgBrue1.1, whole genome shotgun sequence contains the following coding sequences:
- the LOC129959783 gene encoding uncharacterized protein LOC129959783: MRFLLGDQNTKICRDEQNNYPLAAAAGKDFYVDDILSGTEDLSSAIELQDQLIHLLKSADRHVLCSEALKVDLIGFGDASKNAYGCAVYTRSLSRSGKMKVALLCSKSRVAPIKEISIPRLELCAADLLSKLTVKVLSSLQLNIHGVHLYSDSTVVLAWIKTPPTSLKTFVANRVTRIQEYTKNFQWHYVNTAENPADLISQGAFSFKDPTFGHLVEWTIFSFI, encoded by the exons ATGCGCTTCTTGCTTGGCGACCAGAATACTAAAATATGCCGTGATGAGCAGAACAATTATCCTTTAGCCGCTGCTGCTGGCAAAGATTTTTACGTCGACGATATACTCAGTGGTACCGAGGATTTATCTTCTGCCATTGAACTACAAGACCAgttaatacatttgttaaaatcGGCTG atCGTCATGTGTTATGTTCTGAAGCTCTGAAAGTAGACCTGATAGGCTTCGGAGATGCTTCTAAAAATGCGTACGGTTGTGCCGTCTACACCAGGTCTTTGTCAAGGTCTGGTAAGATGAAGGTGGCACTCTTATGCAGCAAATCTCGAGTTGCTCCCATCAAAGAAATTAGTATCCCACGTTTGGAGCTGTGTGCGGCGGATCTGCTTTCCAAACTTACCGTTAAGGTTCTGTCATCCTTGCAACTAAACATTCATGGAGTACATTTGTACTCGGACTCCACCGTGGTGCTTGCTTGGATCAAAACTCCACCTACATCGTTGAAAACGTTTGTTGCTAATCGAGTCACTAGGATTCAAGAGTATACTAAGAACTTCCAATGGCATTATGTAAATACTGCTGAGAATCCTGCGGACTTGATATCACAAGGAGCTTTTTCCTTCAAAGATCCAACATTTGGACATTTGGTGGAATGGACCATCTTTTCTTTCATCTAG